In Drosophila subpulchrella strain 33 F10 #4 breed RU33 chromosome 3R, RU_Dsub_v1.1 Primary Assembly, whole genome shotgun sequence, the following are encoded in one genomic region:
- the LOC119562991 gene encoding F-box/LRR-repeat protein 7, with protein sequence MSHKTSSRRSSDLECPLASLGRNSNAVRDHYHHPHPLSSSPLDPQAYKMMSRKSPNSGMDVGETTTSDQAAASSAVLQMVQQKAATFELRGRHSRPEQASTYGAHSTASVGRHAKKSPELPAPASRNPVAPVPQPRNFLTLEHVLQFGAQRPSWMHGNSADTEDSSDNNAGGGGTGSGGGSGGGAAGGGRRRNQGGRCSVPTVLSSNGASSNGGQYLLDKKMESLYLGNALRALPLGAEASQYQNERYYLEDYSSGSGNERLPERLHHPRTSSPSETSGSDRYLLNRSSNSNHLHSKGQSLSDGLCNLGRFSPSLDQGYATLVSPSPTGHHSSGGAGNVTNTTTASGAGIMASSTPTTTPRRGVSSNGVGGGGVGGGGAGPGTSIGPPPWNRKGPFRCGPLFDRLPDEAVVRIFSWLDSCELCNVARVCRRFEHLAWRPILWKVISLRGEHLNGDKTLKMIFRQLCGQSCNGACPEVERVMLADGCRISDKGLQLLTRRCPELTHLQLQTCVGVSNQALVEALTKCSNLQHLDVTGCSQVSSISPNPHVEPPRRLLLQYLDLTDCMAIDDMGLKIVVKNCPQLVYLYLRRCIQITDAGLKFVPSFCVSLKELSVSDCLNITDFGLYELAKLGAALRYLSVAKCERVSDAGLKVIARRCYKLRYLNARGCEAVSDDSITVLARSCPRLRALDIGKCDVSDAGLRALAESCPNLKKLSLRSCDMITDRGVQCIAYYCRGLQQLNIQDCPVSIEGYRAVKKYCKRCIIEHTNPGFC encoded by the exons ATGTCTCATAAGACGAGCAGCCGTCGCAGCAGCGACCTGGAGTGTCCACTAGCCTCCTTGGGCCGCAACAGCAATGCGGTGCGCGACCACTACCACCATCCGCATCCGCTGAGCTCCAGTCCACTGGACCCGCAGGCCTACAAGATGATGTCTCGCAAGTCACCCAATTCCGGCATGGATGTAGGCGAGACGACGACCAGTGACCAGGCGGCAGCATCTTCGGCGGTGCTTCAAATGGTGCAACAGAAGGCGGCGACCTTCGAGCTCAGAGGTCGCCACTCGCGACCGGAACAGGCCAGCACCTATGGAGCCCATTCCACGGCTTCTGTGGGCAGGCATGCGAAGAAATCACCCGAACTGCCAGCTCCAGCCTCCAGAAACCCAGTGGCCCCTGTGCCCCAGCCCAGGAACTTCCTCACCCTGGAGCACGTCCTGCAATTCGGTGCCCAGCGACCCAGTTGGATGCACGGGAACAGTGCGGACACCGAGGATTCCAGTGACAACAATGCGGGTGGCGGAGGAACAGGAAGTGGAGGGGGCAGTGGAGGtggagcagctggaggtggaagAAGGCGAAATCAAGGTGGCCGATGCAGTGTGCCCACTGTTCTGAGCAGCAATGGCGCCAGCAGCAATGGAGGCCAGTACCTGCTGGACAAGAAGATGGAGTCCCTATATCTGGGCAACGCCCTGCGAGCTCTGCCCTTGGGAGCTGAGGCGAGTCAGTACCAAAACGAGCGTTACTACCTGGAGGACTACAGCAGTGGCAGCGGGAATGAACGCCTACCAG AACGCCTGCACCACCCTCGCACCTCCAGTCCCAGCGAGACGAGTGGCTCTGATCGCTACCTGCTCAACCGGAGCTCCAACTCCAACCACCTGCACTCCAAGGGCCAAAGCCTCTCGGATGGCCTCTGCAACCTGGGACGCTTCTCGCCCAGCTTGGACCAGGGCTATGCCACGCTGGTCTCGCCCTCGCCCACGGGTCATCATTCGAGTGGCGGGGCGGGCAATGTGACCAACACCACGACGGCCAGTGGAGCGGGGATTATGGCCAGCAGTACGCCAACCACAACGCCGCGAAGAGGAGTCTCCAGCAATGGAGTGGGTGGAGGAGGAgtcggaggaggaggagcggGACCTGGGACATCCATTGGACCGCCTCCGTGGAACCGCAAGGGTCCCTTCCGCTGCGGACCGCTCTTCGATCGCCTGCCCGACGAGGCCGTCGTCCGGATCTTCTCCTGGCTGGACAGCTGCGAGCTGTGCAACGTGGCGAGGGTCTGCCGGAGATTCGAGCACCTCGCCTGGCGGCCCATCCTGTGGAAGGTGATCTCGCTGAGGGGCGAGCACCTCAACGGCGACAAGACGCTCAAGATGATCTTCCGGCAGCTGTGTGGCCAAAGTTGCAATGGAGCCTGTCCGGAGGTGGAGCGTGTAATGCTCGCCGATGGCTGTCGCATTTCGGACAAGGGTCTCCAGCTCCTCACCCGTCGCTGCCCGGAGTTGACCCACCTCCAGCTGCAGACCTGCGTGGGCGTCTCGAATCAGGCGCTGGTGGAGGCGCTGACCAAGTGCAGCAACCTGCAGCATCTGGATGTGACAG GCTGCAGCCAGGTGAGCAGCATCAGTCCGAATCCCCATGTGGAGCCACCGCGTCGCCTCTTGCTGCAGTATCTGGACCTCACGGACTGCATGGCCATCGATGACATGGGCCTGAAGATCGTGGTCAAGAACTGTCCCCAGCTGGTTTATCTGTATCTGCGGCGCTGCATACAAATTACAG ATGCGGGTCTGAAGTTTGTGCCCAGTTTCTGTGTGTCGCTGAAGGAGCTGAGCGTATCCGACTGCCTGAACATCACCGACTTTGGCCTGTACGAGTTGGCCAAGTTGGGAGCTGCGCTTCGATACCTTTCGGTGGCCAAGTGCGAACGTGTCTCGGATGCTGGGCTGAAGGTCATCGCCAGAAGGTGCTATAAGCTGCGGTATCTCAATGCCCGAGGATGCGAGGCTGTGAGCGATGACTCCATCACGGTCCTGGCCCGATCCTGTCCACGGCTGAGAGCTCTGGACATTGGGAAGTGCGATGTAAGCGACGCGGGACTGCGAGCCCTGGCCGAAAGTTGTCCCAATCTAAAGAAGCTCAGCCTGCGCAGCTGCGACATGATCACGGATCGCGGGGTGCAGTGCATCGCCTACTACTGCCGGGGATTGCAGCAACTGAATATCCAGGACTGCCCGGTGTCCATCGAGGGTTATCGGGCGGTCAAAAAGTACTGCAAGCGCTGCATCATCGAGCACACCAATCCGGGATTCTGTTGA
- the LOC119562993 gene encoding PI-actitoxin-Afv2a, protein MLLKISCLLIILVICLQQSHSSKRRCLQPLNEGTGKAYLRSWFYNSTAQRCQRFIFFGGARNGNNFNIQARCRKICLAQVALPINFSSTHDGV, encoded by the exons ATGCTGTTGAAGATTTCGTGTCTACTTATTATTTTGGTAATCTGTCTGCAACAGAGTCATTCGagtaa GAGGAGATGCCTTCAGCCTCTAAACGAGGGTACTGGAAAGGCCTATCTGCGCAGTTGGTTCTACAACTCCACAGCCCAGAGATGCCAAAGGTTCATCTTCTTTGGCGGTGCGAGGAATGGCAATAACTTTAATATCCAAGCTCGGTGTCGCAAAATTTGCCTAGCCCAAGTAGCTCTACCAATTAATTTTTCATCCACTCATGATGGCGTTTAA